The following coding sequences are from one Lolium rigidum isolate FL_2022 chromosome 6, APGP_CSIRO_Lrig_0.1, whole genome shotgun sequence window:
- the LOC124666959 gene encoding mediator of RNA polymerase II transcription subunit 22b-like produces MSKLGGGIGGASGTAAGPTAAAAAAAAQKQRALLQKADADVASLVDNFSALINIARVNDPPVRNSQEEFQMEMRASRMVHSADSLLKLVSELKRTAIFSGLASLSENVDRRIEVLNQQAEGTDRMLERIGQEAAASLKELEAHYYSSVVRTPL; encoded by the exons ATGAGCAAGctgggcggcggcatcggcggcgCCAGTGGCACCGCGGCGgggccgacggcggcggccgcggccgccgcggcgcAGAAGCAGAGGGCGCTGCTCCAGAAGGCGGACGCCGACGTCGCCAGCCTCGTCGACAACTTCTCCGCCCTCATCAACATCGCCCGC GTCAACGACCCGCCCGTGCGCAACTCGCAGGAGGAGTTCCAGATGGAGATGCGCGCCTCCCGCATG GTACATTCAGCGGACTCTCTGTTGAAACTAGTATCGGAGCTTAAGAGGACAGCCATATTTTCTGGGCTTGCTTCTTTGAGTGAGAATGTTGATAGAAGGATTGAGGTGCTTAATCAGCAGGCAGAGGGAACCGACAGAATGCTGGAGAGAATTGGGCAGGAGGCAGCAGCAAGCCTTAAGGAGTTGGAGGCACATTACTACTCATCTGTTGTGCGGACTCCGCTCTAA